A segment of the Deinococcus aestuarii genome:
GCCCGCCGATGGGGCTGACCTCGTGCGCGGCGTCCCCGACGAGCAGCACGCGGCCCGCCACCATCCGCCGCGCGAGGTGGTGTCTCACCTCGAAGGCGCTGAGCATGGAGCAGTCCCCCGCCGGGAGGTGCAGGCCCGTGCGCTCCCGGACGAGGGCGGCGAGATCAACCGCCCCGGCGCCGTCCAGCAAGGCTTCCGTGCGGACGACCCAGCGCCGACGGTGGCCGGGCAGGGGGAAGGACTCCACCACCCCCTCACCCGTCAGGCAGATCGCGGCCAGGGGCCCGAAGGCGGTGGTGTCCGGGAAGTCGCCCATCAGGTATTTGTCGGCGTAGGTGCCGCCCGGAAAGGCGATCCCGGCGAGGTCCCGGACCGTGCTGCGGGTGCCGTCCGCCCCCACCACGAGGCGGGCGTGCAGGGTTTGCTCTCGCCCACCCTCCCGGCCGGTGACGCTCACGTGCGGGCCCTCGTCGCGCAGGGCCCGGACCTCCACCCCGCGCCGCAGGGTGCCCGGGGCGAGGTCGGCCAACCTCCGCTCCAGCACCTCCTCGGTCTCGCGCTGGGGCAGCGAGAGGATGAAGGGGTAGCGGGGCGAGGCGGCGTGGAAACTCAGCTCGCCGATCACCCCGCCCGGCCCGAGCACGACCCCGCCCGGGATGGGCACGCCCGCTTCTAAAAAGGGCTGGACCAGCCCCAGCTCCTCGAAGGCGTGCAGGGCGGGCGGGTGGATGCCGACGGCGCGCGAGTGCCCGCTTCTTGCCCTGCGGCGTTCCAGCACCCGAACGTCCAGCCCTCTTCGGGCGAGCAGGCACCCCAGGAAAAGCCCGACCGGGCCGCCCCCCACGATCAGCACGTCAAGCATCGGGCCCCGCCCAGGTCAGCAGCAGGCGGAAGGGGAAGAGGGGCCGGACCCCCCAGCCCGCGGGCGCCAGGGCCGCGAGTTCCGCCCGCGTGTGGCTGCGCCGGATGGACGTGAGCCCGTCTTCCCGGATGAGGGTGCCGGGAAAGACGCGCGCCCCCACGCTGAAGAGGTCGTAGGCCAGCGCGTGCCGGGTGAGGTCGCTGTGCAGGGCCCGCACCCGGGCCAGTCGCTCGCAGTCGCGGAGCAGGGCGCCCAGCTCCGCGTCCGTCAGGTGGTGCAGCAGGTGGTTGGAGGTCACGAAGTCGAAAGACTGGCCCTCCCGCACGAGGTCGCCGCTCAGGGCCCGCCGGAACGTCACGTCGGGGTCGGCGGGAAGCCCGGCGGCGTAGCCGATGGCGCGCTCGTCGGCGTCGATGGCCGTGACCCTCAGCCGCAGCCCGTCCCGGCGGGCCCAGCGGGCGAGCTGGCGCGGCACGTCCCCGCCGCCGCAGCCGATGTCGAGGAGGGTGCTCGGGCGCTCCCGGGACAGCCGGGGATGAATCTCCTGCCGGTACACCCGCCGCCAGCCCGAGACGAGGGCGTTCACCGTCCCGAAGCGGGCGTAGGTGCGCCGCAGGGTGCCGGGGTCGCACGCCGGGTCGTCCATCCGCTCGCGCACCTCCGCCGCGCGCCGGGCGAGGTCGGGGGCCATCAGTCCAGGCCCGGGAACTTCGTCAGGAGGCCCGACTCGACCGTCAGGCCGGGGCCGAAGGCCATCGCGCAGACGCGCTCGCCGCCGCCCGCCTCCTTCAGGAGCTCTCCCAGGATGAAGAGCACCGTCGCGCTGCTCATGTTGCCGTACTGCCGCAGCACCTCGCGCGAGGGGCGCAGTTGCTCGTCCGTGAGGCCCAGGCTTCCCTGCACCTTGTCGAGGATGCTTCGCCCGCCGGGGTGGATGGCCCAGCGTTCGACGCCGCCCCGGGCCGCCCCGAGCAGCGCGGGGTCGCGGGCGAACAGCGGGGCGAGGGCTTCCCCGATGTGCGACTCGATGATGTCGGGCACGTAGGTGCTCAGCACCATGTCGTAGCCCTGGTCGCCGACCGTCCAGGCCATGTCCGCCTCGCCGACGCCGGGCGGGGTCAGGGTGGTCTCGAAGTGATCCATCCGCAGGGCGGGGGTGCCGTCTGCGGGGGAGCGCGCGCTCACCAGGGCCGCCGCCGCCCCATCCGCGAAGACCGAGTTGGCGATCAGGGTGTCGGGATCGTTCGCCGAGTGCATGTGGATGGTGCACAGCTCCGCGCAGACCACGAGGACTACGGCGGCCGGGTCAGCCTCGCAGAAGGCCTTGGCCATCTTCAGCGCCGGAAAGGCGGCGTAGCAGCCCATGAAGCCCACGTGAAAGCGGGCGACCCCCGGCGCGAGGCCCAGCGCGCGCACGACCGCATAGTCCGGCCCCGGGGCGAAGAAGCCCGTGCAGGACACGGTGACGACATGGCTGATGTCGGCAGCCGTCAGGCCCGGGCTCGCCTCCAGCGCCCGCCGCGCCGCCCGCACGAAGAGTTCGGTCGCGTGGACGGTGTAAAAATCGTTGCGCGCCCCGGTGCCGGGTTTGAGCATCCGGCCCGTGGCGGGGTCGTAGAAGAGGGCGGGCCCGTCCTGCGGGCCGCCCAGAAAGTCGCGGACCACGCTGTGCCGCCGGTCGATGGCCGAGGCGTTGAAGATGGAGGTGGTGAGGCGCTGGCCCAGGCGGTCGAGTTCGGGCTGGGCGCGCAGGATGTCGCGGATGACCGCCTGCGGGTAGGCCGTCTCCGGGACGGCCCTTTCAATGGCGTGCAAATACACGGGCATAGGCCAAGGTAGCGGAGGAGGCTGACGGGAATTTGTCTGCCAGCTTCACGTCCCGCAGGAGTTTGATATATCACACACCGGAAACTGGCCCTACACTGGAGAACCATGCCGCTGCCCGACACCCCGCGACTGCCGCGCGTCCTCGCCCGCGAGGAGGTCTATGCCCGGTTGCGGGACTGGATCGTCGGGGGCACGCTGCCCCCCGGCGAGGTGCTGCGCGACCACGACATCGCCGCCCGGCTGGGCGTCAGCCGCACGCCGGTGCGCGAGGCCCTGCGCCGACTGGAGGACGAGGGGTTCGTCGAGACGGCCCTCAACCGCTGGACGCGCGTGGCGCCGCTCGACCTGACGCAGGCCGCCGAACTGTACCCGGTGATCGAGGCCCTCGACGTGCTGGCGCTCGAACAGGGCGGACCGGGGCTGACGGAGGAGCACCTGCGGCGGCTGGAGCGGGCCAACGCCGACCTCGCGCACTCGCTCGCGCAGCACGACGCCGCCCGCGCCCTCTCGGCCGACGACGCGTTCCACGCCGTGTGGGTCGAGGCGGCGGCCAACCGGGCCCTCGCCGGGGTCCTGGGGGGGCTCAAGCTCAAGCTGCGGCGGGCCGAACTCGCGTACTTCGGACACGAGGCGCGTGGCGAGCACTCTCTCGGCGAGCACACGGCCATCGTCGCGGCCCTGCGTGCCCGGCAGTGGGACCAGGCCTGCGCCTGGCTGCGCCGGAACTGGCGGGGCAGTCTGGAACGGCTCATCGCGCAGCAGGGCCCAGGAACGCAATCCTGACGGGGCGCAGGCTGCGACCCTCCTCTTCAGAGCGTCCCACGGCAGCTTTCCTCCTCGCCGGGAGTGGACTCCCAAGTTCACGCCCGCCCATCAACTCCGGCCGGCCGATCCTCCTCTCTTCCACCACAGTCAGCCGGACCGACCCTGACTCCGCCGGTCTCGGGGTTCACCCCTCCCCCCGCCGGGGGCGGCGGGCCAGGACGCCTCCCCACGGGTTTGGACCTATCCTCCCCCCAGGGATACTTGGGATATCAGCTTCTTATCCATCTCGATAACGACCCAATGACCACTGGCTCTTGCCTATCCCCCTCCCCGGGGTCTATGCTGGGGGCATCGGGCTCCCCCTCGGGGGGGTGGAAGGAGCGAAGGGATGACGAAGACCGTCGAACTCGGGGTGCAGGGGATGACCTGTGCGAGTTGCGTGGGGCGGGTCGAGCGCGGCCTGGGGAAGGTGGACGGGGTGCTGGACGCCAGCGTGAATCTGGCGACCGAGCGGGCCACCGTCACCTACGACCCGGAGGTGACCACCCCGCGGGCGCTGCTGGACAAGGTGAGGGACGTGGGTTACGAGCCCGTCGTGGGCCAGGTCGAACTCGGCGTGCAGGGGATGACCTGCGCCGCGTGCGTGGGCCGGGTGGAGCGGGCGCTGGGGAAGGTGGACGGGGTGCTGGACGCCAGCGTCAATCTGGCGACCGAACGAGCGACGGTGCGCTTCCTGCCGGGCGTCAGCGCCGGGCAGCTCCGGCAGGCGGTCCGCGCGGCGGGCTACGAGGTGCTGGAGGAACAGGCGGGCCTGCGCCGGGAGGATCAGGAGCGCGAGGCCCGCGCCCGCGAGGTGAGCCACCTGCGGGGTCAGGTGCTGCTGAGCGCGGTCTTCGCCGTGCCGCTGCTCCTGATCGCCATGCTCCCGATGCTGGTGCCCGGCGCGGGGGCGTGGCTGATGTCCACCTTCGGGCACGGGGTGATGGGCACCCTGAACTGGGTGATGCTCGCCCTCGCCGCGCCGATCCAGTTCGGGCCGGGGCGGCGCTTCTACCGCCTGGGGTGGAAGAGCCTGCGGGGCGGGTCGCCCGACATGAACGCCCTGGTGATGATCGGCACGTCGGCGGCGTTCGCGTACTCGCTCGTCGCCACCGTGGCGCCCGGCCTCTTCCCGGCGGGGACGGCCCACGTGTACTACGAGGCCTCGGGCGTCGTGATCACGCTGATCCTGCTCGGCAAGTATTTCGAGGCCCTCGCCAAGGGGAGGAGCAGCGAGGCGATGAGGAAGCTGCTCGGCCTCCAGGCGAAGACCGCGCGGGTGGTGCGCGGCGGGCAGGACCTCGAGTTGCCCGCCGACGAGGTGCTCGTGGGCGATCTCGTCTCGGTCCGCCCCGGCGAGAAGGTGCCGGTGGACGGCGAGGTGGTGAGCGGCCACTCCTTCGTGGACGAGAGCATGATCACCGGCGAGCCGGTGCCCGTCGTCAAGCAGGCGGGCGCGTCGGTCGTGGGCGGCACGATCAACCAGCACGGCGCCTTCGAGTTCCGGGCCACCCGCATCGGCGCCGACACCGCCCTCGCGCAGATCATCCGGCTCGTCGAGACCGCGCAGGGCAGCAAGCCGCCGATCCAGGGGCTCGCCGACCGGGTGGTCGCGGTGTTCGTGCCCGTGGTGCTGGGCCTCGCGGCGCTGACCTTCGGGCTGTGGCTGATCCTGGGCGGCGGGTCGGCGCTGAGCTTCGCCCTGGTCACGACGGTCGCCGTATTGATCATCGCCTGCCCCTGCGCGATGGGCCTCGCCACGCCGACCAGCGTCATGGTGGGCACCGGCAAGGCGGCCGAACTCGGCGTGCTGTTCAAGGGGGGAGCGGCCCTGGAGGGCCTTCAGGGGGTGCGGGTGGTCGCCCTCGACAAGACCGGCACGCTCACGCGGGGCCGTCCCGAACTCACCGACCTGATCCCGGCCCCCGGCTTCGACCGCCCCACGGTTCTGCGGCTCGTCGCGGCGGCCGAGGACCAGAGCGAGCACCCCATCGCCCGCGCCATCGTGGCCGCCGCGCGGCGCGAGG
Coding sequences within it:
- a CDS encoding GntR family transcriptional regulator, which gives rise to MPLPDTPRLPRVLAREEVYARLRDWIVGGTLPPGEVLRDHDIAARLGVSRTPVREALRRLEDEGFVETALNRWTRVAPLDLTQAAELYPVIEALDVLALEQGGPGLTEEHLRRLERANADLAHSLAQHDAARALSADDAFHAVWVEAAANRALAGVLGGLKLKLRRAELAYFGHEARGEHSLGEHTAIVAALRARQWDQACAWLRRNWRGSLERLIAQQGPGTQS
- a CDS encoding class I SAM-dependent methyltransferase; this translates as MAPDLARRAAEVRERMDDPACDPGTLRRTYARFGTVNALVSGWRRVYRQEIHPRLSRERPSTLLDIGCGGGDVPRQLARWARRDGLRLRVTAIDADERAIGYAAGLPADPDVTFRRALSGDLVREGQSFDFVTSNHLLHHLTDAELGALLRDCERLARVRALHSDLTRHALAYDLFSVGARVFPGTLIREDGLTSIRRSHTRAELAALAPAGWGVRPLFPFRLLLTWAGPDA
- a CDS encoding FAD-dependent oxidoreductase; its protein translation is MLDVLIVGGGPVGLFLGCLLARRGLDVRVLERRRARSGHSRAVGIHPPALHAFEELGLVQPFLEAGVPIPGGVVLGPGGVIGELSFHAASPRYPFILSLPQRETEEVLERRLADLAPGTLRRGVEVRALRDEGPHVSVTGREGGREQTLHARLVVGADGTRSTVRDLAGIAFPGGTYADKYLMGDFPDTTAFGPLAAICLTGEGVVESFPLPGHRRRWVVRTEALLDGAGAVDLAALVRERTGLHLPAGDCSMLSAFEVRHHLARRMVAGRVLLVGDAAHEVSPIGGQGMNLGWLDAAALAPRLEEVLSGAPGARAALLRYERRRRRLARLATRQAEFNMAFGRPAGGAARRVREGVLRGLLAPPVQPLLARAFTMRWGAAGGGETRCPES
- a CDS encoding heavy metal translocating P-type ATPase, which gives rise to MTKTVELGVQGMTCASCVGRVERGLGKVDGVLDASVNLATERATVTYDPEVTTPRALLDKVRDVGYEPVVGQVELGVQGMTCAACVGRVERALGKVDGVLDASVNLATERATVRFLPGVSAGQLRQAVRAAGYEVLEEQAGLRREDQEREARAREVSHLRGQVLLSAVFAVPLLLIAMLPMLVPGAGAWLMSTFGHGVMGTLNWVMLALAAPIQFGPGRRFYRLGWKSLRGGSPDMNALVMIGTSAAFAYSLVATVAPGLFPAGTAHVYYEASGVVITLILLGKYFEALAKGRSSEAMRKLLGLQAKTARVVRGGQDLELPADEVLVGDLVSVRPGEKVPVDGEVVSGHSFVDESMITGEPVPVVKQAGASVVGGTINQHGAFEFRATRIGADTALAQIIRLVETAQGSKPPIQGLADRVVAVFVPVVLGLAALTFGLWLILGGGSALSFALVTTVAVLIIACPCAMGLATPTSVMVGTGKAAELGVLFKGGAALEGLQGVRVVALDKTGTLTRGRPELTDLIPAPGFDRPTVLRLVAAAEDQSEHPIARAIVAAARREGLVLTRPETFGAVPGYGLEARVEGRLVQVGADRLMQRLGLDVGGFAAEAARLGDEGKSPLYAAVDGQLAAVIAVADPLKEGSLEAVTALRRQGLRVAMITGDNARTAHAIARQLGIDEVLAEVLPGGKSDAVRALQARGQAVAFVGDGINDAPALAQADVGLAIGTGTDVAVETADVILMSGDLRGVPNALSLSRATLRNIRLGLFWAFAYNALLIPVAAGVLYPAFGVLLSPVLAAAAMGFSSVFVLSNALRLRGFRPPVRPGPVPTARPAVAYT
- a CDS encoding type III polyketide synthase, with translation MPVYLHAIERAVPETAYPQAVIRDILRAQPELDRLGQRLTTSIFNASAIDRRHSVVRDFLGGPQDGPALFYDPATGRMLKPGTGARNDFYTVHATELFVRAARRALEASPGLTAADISHVVTVSCTGFFAPGPDYAVVRALGLAPGVARFHVGFMGCYAAFPALKMAKAFCEADPAAVVLVVCAELCTIHMHSANDPDTLIANSVFADGAAAALVSARSPADGTPALRMDHFETTLTPPGVGEADMAWTVGDQGYDMVLSTYVPDIIESHIGEALAPLFARDPALLGAARGGVERWAIHPGGRSILDKVQGSLGLTDEQLRPSREVLRQYGNMSSATVLFILGELLKEAGGGERVCAMAFGPGLTVESGLLTKFPGLD